The following are encoded together in the Kwoniella europaea PYCC6329 chromosome 1, complete sequence genome:
- a CDS encoding elongation factor 2, with protein MDKPTNIRNMSVIAHVDHGKSTLTDSLVSKAGIIASAKAGEMRFTDTRQDEIDRGITIKSTAISMYFPLLKEDVDDIKQKTDGNEFLINLIDSPGHVDFSSEVTAALRVTDGALVVVDCVEGVCVQTETVLRQSLGERVKPVLIINKVDRALLELQVSKEDLYQSFCRTIESVNVIISTYTDPVLGDTQVYPEKGTVAFGSGLHGWAFSLRQFAARYSKKFGVDKNKLMPKLWGDNYFNAKTKKWSTSAAGGGERAFNMFVLDPIFRLFDSIMNYKKEEIPTLLEKLEIKLLGDEKDLEGKQLLKTVMKKFLPAGDSLLEMIVINLPSPVTAQKYRVETLYEGPMDDESAIAIRDCDPKGPLMVYVSKMVPTSDKGRFYAFGRVFAGTVSSGPKVRIQGPNFVPGKKDDSVIKSIQRTVLMMGRSTEAIEDCPAGNIVGLVGVDQFLLKSGTLTTSETAHNMRVMKFSVSPVVQVAVECKNASDLPKLVEGLKRLSKSDPCVKTWMGENGEIIVAGAGELHLEICLNDLENDHAGVPLRKSDPVVGYRETVTAESSMIALSKSQNKHNRLYVKAEPLDEELTKDIEEGRVAPRDDPKIRARYLADTYGWDVTDARKIWCFGPDTTGPNILLDGSKGVQYMNEIKDSCVAAFQWATKEGGVCEEPMRGIRYNILDCTLHTDAIHRGGGQIIPTARRVCYAAQLLAKPGLQEPMFLVEIAVPESAQGGVYSCLNVRRGHVFSSEQRVGTPMYTMKAYLPVAESFGFNADLRAATGGQAFPQAVFDHYALLNGDPTEVGSKLNTLAVSIRTRKGLKPDVPLYDHYYDKL; from the exons ATGG ACAAACCCACCAACATCCGAAACATGTCGGTTATTGCCCACGTAGATCACGGTAAATCCACCCTTACCGACTCTTTGGTCTCCAAGGCTGGTATTATCGCCTCTGCCAAGGCTGGTGAGATGCGATTCACCGataccag ACAAGATGAAATCGACCGAGGTATCACTATTAAATCCACTGCCATCTCCATGTACTTCCCCCTTCTTAAAGAGGATGTAGATGACATCAAGCAAAAGAccgatg GTAACGaattcttgatcaacttgatcgaCTCTCCCGGTCACGTCGATTTCTCATCCGAAGTAACTGCTGCTCTCCGAGTAACTGACGG TGCCCTTGTCGTTGTCGACTGTGTTGAAGGTGTATGTGTGCAAACCGAAACCGTGCTCCGACAATCGTTAGGTGAACGAGTCAAGCCCGttcttatcatcaacaagGTCGACCGAGCTCTTCTCGAATTGCAAGTCTCCAAGGAAGATCTCTACCAATCTTTCTGTCGAACCATCGAATCCGTCAACGtgatcatctccacctaCACCGACCCAGTCCTCGGTGACACCCAGGTCTACCCCGAGAAAGGTACCGTCGCTTTCGGTTCCGGTCTCCACGGTTGGGCTTTCTCCCTCCGACAATTCGCCGCTCGATACTCCAAGAAGTTCGGTGTTGACAAGAACAAGCTCATGCCTAAATTGTGGGGTGACAACTACTTCAACGCTAAGACCAAGAAATGGTCTACCTCAGCTGccggtggtggtgagagaGCTTTCAACATGTTCGTCCTCGACCCTATCTTCAGACTTTTCGACTCCATCATGAACtacaagaaggaggagatcCCAACTCTTCTCGAGAAGCTTGAAATCAAACTCCTCGGTGACGAGAAAGATCTCGAAGGTAAACAACTTCTCAAGACTGTCATGAAGAAGTTCTTGCCTGCTGGTGACTCTCTCTTGGAAATGATTGTTAtcaaccttccttccccCGTTACCGCCCAAAAATACAGAGTTGAGACCCTTTACGAAGGTCctatggatgatgaatccGCTATCGCTATCCGAGACTGTGACCCCAAGGGTCCTTTGATGGTCTACGTCTCCAAGATGGTGCCCACCTCCGATAAAGGTCGATTCTACGCTTTCGGTCGAGTCTTCGCCGGTACCGTCTCTTCCGGTCCTAAAGTTAGAATCCAAGGTCCTAACTTCGTTCctggaaagaaggatgactCTGTTATCAAATCTATTCAACGAACCGTTCTTATGATGGGTCGAAGTACCGAAGCTATCGAGGACTGTCCCGCCGGTAACATCGTTGGTCTCGTCGGTGTCGATCAATTCTTGCTCAAGTCCGGTACCCTTACCACCTCCGAAACCGCTCACAACATGAGAGTCATGAAATTCTCCGTATCCCCTGTAGTACAAGTCGCCGTCGAGTGTAAAAACGCTTCCGACTTGCCCAAACTTGTCGAAGGTCTTAAACGATTGTCCAAATCCGACCCTTGTGTCAAGACCTGGATGGGTGAGAACGGTGAAATCATCGTCGCCGGTGCCGGTGAATTGCATTTGGAAATCTGTCTTAACGATCTCGAGAACGATCACGCCGGTGTCCCTCTCCGAAAGTCCGACCCTGTCGTAGGTTACAGAGAGACCGTCACTGCCGAATCTTCCATGATCGCTCTTTCCAAATCCCAAAACAAGCACAACAGACTTTACGTCAAGGCTGAGCCTCTTGATGAAGAGCTTACCAAGGATATCGAGGAAGGTCGAGTTGCTCCTAGAGATGACCCCAAGATCAGAGCTAGATACCTTGCCGACACCTACGGATGGGATGTTACCGATGCCCGAAAGATCTGGTGTTTCGGTCCCGATACCACTGGTCCTAACATCTTGTTAGATGGATCCAAGGGAGTTCAATACATGAACGAAATCAAAGATTCGTGTGTTGCTGCCTTCCAATGGGCCACCAAAGAAGGTGGTGTCTGTGAGGAACCAATGAGAGGTATCCGATACAACATCTTGGACTGTACCCTCCACACCGATGCTATCCAcagaggtggtggtcagaTTATCCCTACCGCTCGACGAGTATGTTACGCTGCTCAGCTCCTCGCCAAGCCTGGTCTTCAAGAACCTATGTTCTTGGTCGAAATTGCCGTTCCCGAGTCTGCTCAAGGTGGTGTTTAC TCATGTTTGAACGTCCGAAGAGGTCACGTATTCTCCTCCGAACAAAGAGTTGGTACCCCCATGTACACCatgaagg CCTACCTCCCCGTAGCCGAATCATTCGGTTTCAACGCCGATCTCCGAGCCGCTACCGGTGGACAAGCGTTCCCTCAAGCCGTGTTCGACCACTACGCTCTCCTCAACGGTGACCCCACCGAAGTTGGATCCAAACTCAACACCCTCGCTGTCTCCATCCGAACGAGAAAGGGTCTCAAACCTGATGTACCTCTTTATGATCACTACTACGACAAATTATAA